The following nucleotide sequence is from Chryseobacterium sp. CY350.
TATGATTGTATTTTGTGGAGTGCATTTCATGGCCGAAGCTGCAAAAATTCTGAACCCGACAAAAAAAGTAGTTCTTCCAGATACAATGGCAGGATGTTCTTTAGCAGACGGATGTTCAGGAGAAGGTTTGAGAAAAATGCGTGAGCAACATCCAAACGCTTTGATTGCTACTTACATCAACTGTAATGCAGAAACGAAAGCTGAAAGTGACATCATCGTAACCAGTTCAAATGCCGAAACGGTGATTGAAGCTTTACCGACTGACAGACCGATTATTTTCGCTCCGGATAAAAATTTAGGAAGATATTTATCAAAAAAAACCGGCCGTGATATGATTCTTTGGGACGGAAGCTGCATCGTTCACGAAGCTTTCTCCATGGAAAGAATTGCACAACAGTTAGCCGATAATCCTGATGCAAAAATGATTGCTCACCCCGAAAGTGAAGAAGCCGTTTTGAAACTGGCTCACTTTATCGGTTCAACTTCTGCACTTTTGAATTTTGTGGAACAAGACGACTGTCAGAAATTTATCATCGCAACTGAGGAAGGAATTCTTCACGAAATGAGAAAACGTGCACCACACAAAGAATTGATTCCTGCTTTGGTTTTTGACGAGAGCTGTAACTGTTCAGAATGTTTTTACATGAAGAGAAATACAATGGAAAAATTGTATTTGTGCATGAAATACGAACTTCCTGAAATCATTATTGAAGAAGAGCTTCGACTGAGAGCACTGAAGCCGATTGAGGCAATGCTTGATCTTTCTAAAAGTATTAAATAAATTCTCTACTTGATGATAAAATTTCTCAGCATGTAAATAAATTTATTACATTTGATATTCATAAAAATATTTACATATGAAAAATTTAAAAAAATTAGACCGATCAAGCTTGAAAAAAATTAAAGGTGGAGATCTAACTTTATAATGTAGTTTAGAATGTAGAATTAGCTACGAATGCAAAATAGGATGTTACGGAATTCCTCAATGCGTTCCAATGGGACAATATATTCCACCAAATTGCTAAAAACTAAGTACTCGTAAAGAGTACTTTTTTATTTTAAAAACAAAACTATGAGCAAAATATTCTTAGAAGACGTAAAGATTTACGCTTATCACG
It contains:
- the nadA gene encoding quinolinate synthase NadA, which encodes MSIETLEKAKSAIPVRGFLDIKDIAIPQGEDLVKAILQLKEEKNAVILAHYYQPGEIQDIADFLGDSLQLARQAKDTDADMIVFCGVHFMAEAAKILNPTKKVVLPDTMAGCSLADGCSGEGLRKMREQHPNALIATYINCNAETKAESDIIVTSSNAETVIEALPTDRPIIFAPDKNLGRYLSKKTGRDMILWDGSCIVHEAFSMERIAQQLADNPDAKMIAHPESEEAVLKLAHFIGSTSALLNFVEQDDCQKFIIATEEGILHEMRKRAPHKELIPALVFDESCNCSECFYMKRNTMEKLYLCMKYELPEIIIEEELRLRALKPIEAMLDLSKSIK
- a CDS encoding bacteriocin-like protein; protein product: MKNLKKLDRSSLKKIKGGDLTL